Below is a genomic region from Vairimorpha necatrix chromosome 1, complete sequence.
TCACTATATATAGTACTTTTCGTACTTACAAATTTCCATAAAAGAGCTGTTAACGTTTCTttatctctttttttaatatatatatataagtaTAATTTTGCGTTCGGGAGAACGTTCTATCATACCAAAACACCAAAATCCATTTACTAATTTACCTCTAtgatatttgttttttccaATTTTAGTTTCATCTATTTCTACTATAACTTCTTCTCCGCCTATCTTGTTCAAagatgataaatatttatcataaatgtttatttcttttaatttttttaaaatgaaggATATAGAACGTATAGAACAACCTAAAATTTGACAAATATTCTTACGAGGATAGCTAAGAATCCACAAATTAAGTACctgtaaaattttgatatgATCGAGTCTACTGTTTTCAAAGAAAGTGTCTTTCCATATAGATACTGTCTTCTTACAGTCCTTCAAAGTACATTTAATGAGGTAATCCCGTTTATTAACCAACCTCATCCTACCATAACACACAGTACATATTTggttctttttttattaaacaaattattatatatagtTTCGATTTCTTCTCTTGTCAGAATTCTTTCCtccatttttgaaaaaaggggcaaaaaaacCACCCTATATCGATTTTTGTTACCTAAAGCTCACTTTAGACAACatttgaattaaaaatggAAATTATCCCTAATCTGACTATATAAACGATGATTTTCATAgaaattcataaaaaacgaaacatttttataacttatGGGCATGAATCCCATTACAAACCAGTCTAATTAATATACGGTGAACGCCGCGTTGTAATTCGTGctgaaattttataacaaaGCAGGAGATACCCAAATTTAAGAGTAGATTCTAGTCAGATCGTATATgtgatataataattagaaaagtaaacaaaaaaattgagATCCCgtatttttgatataattttatgtcATAGAAGGTTgccaatataaaaaaaaatcaagagTTGTAGCAAGTTTTTTTGAACAAagtatttgttttattttttttcgtttcTTTGTAAGGGTCATCTTTATTGAGAAAATTAAAGTCCGAGCACAGACCGATCCGCGAGTATAACATtccaaaatttaattttttaaatgctCTTTGATATGAATACCCCCATTCCGATAAACATATagagaataaaaatacatccCTGCAATGGGTGCAACGGCCCGAGCCAGGACTTTTTTCTCTACAAAGGTAACTTAagagaaaacaaaaaaataatatgagTTTGATTGAAATACCTTGAAAATTTCTGTCGTAATCTAACATAACTAGCCAATCATCTTTCGACAAATGGACGTATTTCAATGgttactaaaaatatttaaaatcattccaaaatttgtatatgtaaatttttattatagtgtttatatattttaataaaaaacttattgcaagttttaatttttttaatttgcgGACCTTCTTCGACATtgtatatttctaaaaattctGGGTTAGTCCCTTATTTAATTCCTTTCTAGATATTAATCACATTACAGATGTGACCAGACCCcttatattaaattgcAAGTCTCTCCTATTTCTCTTATATAGATTTTATACTGAATTACAATGCAATGTTCGCCGTTGATAGATTCGACTGCTTGAAGATAGAAGTTATGTCCACCAGTTATACAAATCGTTGCgttttttgaatttctaaataaagTCATTCTAGGCTTATTCCAGTAAGTTAATATTTTGGGCAACAATTCTAATGTTCACTCGTCTATTGTACTTGGCACCCACGTTAAATCTTGACTGTGTCATATCTTTACGATggtaatttaaaaaatttcaccTTTACTATAACCGTTTCGTTGTTATGTGTCACTTATTCAAcccttatttttttagatgattcaaaatttttttgccccGTTGACACCTGAATCTGAGACAcgagaattttttttagtttagTATAGAatgttttcaaaaaataaatacagaATATACAAACGATTATGTATATGTTTTTGGAGAGTATGAAGAAAAagttttatcaaaaactCCGATTGATGCCCCACACTTAAACATGTCAGTCAATGTATGATTGGTCcgttttaatttcattatcCAGGAAAGTTCGTACATTCTATTGTTTTTTCggtagattttttttcctaCTAGCCAACACGTTGCCGCATGTGAATCTTGGAATATTTTACCCTTACTTTCGTGCCCCAGACATTCCATAAGGGTAAAATGTTTTGTGAAAAATcatctaaaaaacaaaaagctTATAGTTCAACACACAGTGTTCAAATTTAATCAAACAAATCTACGAATTTCGAGTATTGGGTATATTATTCGTAAAAACAATTCTCACATACAGTCTTGGCCGGATTCAGCacgtaaaaaaaatttatgaaaagcCTGGGTTCTGACTTTTACGCCatctttaaattatatttttttaataatagtgtattttttaacttatttttatctttccTAGGCTTCGCCTACTTTTAACTTGGTACATAACATGGTTCTCTGTCCAATTTTTTTCCTTACCTTTCATTTTACATCTTTTACGAGAGCATTTAGCGAAATGCGACTATTTAATTCTTGCAAATTCAGACATCGATGTCATAGTAGAGGCCATGTATCATAAAGGCGTATTAATTAGCAAAAAAACTTGTTTTTAATTCCCTCCAATttaaaatgcaaaaaaatatctacaataatattttctttgtatTTAGCTTGGATTTATTACAAGCAAATATACAAACAAGAAAGTCCTTAAAAACAAAGAGAGTGCTCATTATTAAAGGACATTGGTGTTGCCATGAGCActaatatgaaaaattagtTGAATTACATCATTTAAACTGCAGtgaaagtatttaaaaatgctttCTATGGCATAGACGTCTTCCCatagttttaaaataaatttaaatcaatAGTATAACATATAGAAGAAAACAACGCAAATAATTCATttattcaatattttcatatattttactttcATCTTTgtgtaaattattttttttatcaactGGTAAGTGTAAAAATCTCATGATCGcctcttttaaaattggcCTCTTCAAAGAAGGCGGCTTTAAATGAAAATCAAAAccattaaaattttcctCATTCAGCCCGTACGTGTCTTCAAGTGTCgtcaaataataattttggCACTTTAAGAAACattgataattttcttCTGAGAACGAATCAAGttcaattatataattactATCGGAAATAAATATCGGATTAGTAAGTTTAGAATGTGATCTCTTCATAATTAATCTTCCCAGGTTAAATTTCGTCTCGCATCTTTTTACGAATTTGGTACCGTCACAActtagaatatttaaaggaGAATATGTGAAAACATGCATATTCCCATAGATGTCCATACATACAATTCCCAAAGAAGAACCTTTAACGATAAAATCGACGTGTGTCGCGTAATTTATTGGATCGCTATTACAAAGAAGATTCAGGCGTACGGGCCtcttttgaaaataaaagaacGAAAGTCCTCTGTAAATGTCTGAAAAGACCACGAAGTTCTTTATTGTTATCATTGAAGTTGTCAAGGTGTTTAAATCATGAATTCCTATCGGTATAAGACCCTCACTTCTatctattttataaacCATACTTTTTATGCCTAAAGCCACAATTACATTTCCTTTAACAACATCACATTTCGTAATACATCCTTTTATGTTCTCAGAAGCaatcaattttaattttttatctttatatttattagtttCGTCAACTACAATGTCTATCAATTCCAAAACTATTAATCGACCTCGTGAATGTTTATCTTCGCCTTCAATTTTTGTAACACAAACAACAATAAAGTTACTTTTGCCATTGACGCCAATTACGTCATTAAGAGATAATTCTATAATATCAAACACATACTCATCATTTTCTAATTCAAAAGTTGAAATTAATTTGTAATAATTAGTATACAGCgaaattgaatatttttgcGTGAAAACATCTAAAGAAGAATCGTCTTCTTGGTATTTTACTTTTGTCGACGAcactattaaaatataattgccCGAAATTTCGATATTTTTTGGCGTCATTTCTACTGATATTTTCTTGAAAACAAATCtatcataaatttcttcatcTTGAACACAGAGATTTCTGAGTAGATTAGATTTAACAGACAATTTtgatttctttatttttggAAGATTCGCTTTTACAAACTTATCgtgaattaaaaagtaacAATTTTCTCCATCTAAAAGAACATCGCGaatgttatattttgaccgatagaaaaaaaattccaGTCGATCATTGacgtataaaaaatacggaaatttagaatttatataaataaaatcacCAATCTtagtaaaatattgatCGCTTTTCTGTTTTCTAAATGTTATGGGCTCTTCTaccaaaatttttataaattggGTTTCTACTATCTTAAAGATCGCGAAATGCCCTCTGTCATTAATTAATAGCAATACAGGCATTTCTtggatttttattattttcatttcgacaattttataataaaaatcacGTTCAACATTATCGTCGACATTGtcaattttataagtatagtctaaatttgtaatatcGGGGATGAACCATTTATTTTGAGATGTTTTCagatcataaaaaattatattattattaatatttataatacaaaACTCTTCATAGAAACAAAACGAGTTGactttttcaaaattcaCCTTTGTttgattatttaaatttctgagctcaaaattatttttcttatttaataatcctaaaaataaaaatgagtCAAGTTCAATAAATGAGCATGAATTTAAATCGAATTCTAATTCTTCCtggtttattttattattgccTTCATACGTAACAATCTTATTATGtgttataatataatttaattgatTATATTGGAAACTAACCAGAGCTGATTTTAGTTCTTCGgggaaataaatattttcttcttcataTATTGATTGtatcaaattttctttttttataaaaatttttttatcgtataaaaagattttctcaaaatttatacattcacaaatttttttgacatCAACCTTTAAAAAGTTTGATACTTCGATAATGTGGTTTTTAGAACCTTCAGAACAACATATAAATTCTttgtcattttttatacataagTCATTTATATATCCTATGCCAGGAAAtctgtatattttttctaattgtataattttcttctcTAAAGAATCCATAGTAGTCCCATATAATCTTTCATATTCTTCGTTAATAGTTGTTTCTAGCTCCGTAATATTTTgctttactttttttatgtcATCTACTTGCTTATTAAGTAAAGAATTAGacgaataaaaaattttaaataaataagaatcTTCATTAGATcctacaaaaaaataatctttatttctataaatgTATTTAGGAATTACAAAGTGTTCTGTTTCTCTGATTACTAAATCTATGATTCTTCCGCTAtcaatttctataaaaaaagagtaaatttttccatctccattaaaaattagaagATATTcgttttctaaataaatcTGCGAGTCTTTAATTACGACATCTCtttctaaattatttttacaatataaagacattttatttaatggATAATACAGACAACTACCAGTGGTcttaagaaatatttcattttcagATATAAACAATAGCAAATTGTTACTATAAATCACTCTGTTTGTATAAGTTGGTACAGTAAATTCATCAATGACGTAAAAAGTGTTTAATTTACTATCAAATGAACAAATAATTGCTTGTTTTTCGCTTGATTTGATGTAACTAACGGGAGTTGGATCATAGACAATACAGAATGTTGGAACAATATAATTCGATAAAAACACTAGATCtataacatttttaatctttTCGTTTACATCCATGAATGAAAAAACTTGAGCAGGGAAATGTTCTTtgtttaaagaaaatatgctGAAAAATCTTCTACtaagttttaaaattgcGATATCTTTTCCCATtctcaaaaatttatgatctTCAAGTCTAATATCGTATTGGTCTCTTTCGAAACATTTAAGACTGTTTATTACAGGAAAATCGTCAACAAAATGAAGAgttgaaatttttgttgATTCGTAACAAATAAGCAACCCGTCAAGTtcagaatttattttataagtttcTATTTGTAATACATTTTCAAAAAGAAGTTTGTCATGTAAAAAAGTCATTTTGCCTTCTTCAtcaaatttgtaaaattttaaaatatttttattaaaaaacacaagtccttttttattattgtaaaagtTTCCAACAGCACAGCCTTCAAAACAATTgatcatatttttcttagAATATTGAATATTCATTTAAGggcaaaaataaagaattttattgaaccacaaaatttaaaaatgataaaaatattttgtctcaaaaaaatttaattggtTATTTCATTATGTTTTAGTctaaaataagaattttcataattttaatttgtcgttatttttttcatttatagtTCAACGGattggttttttttaatttatcattaattttaatattgatgATGTTTTAGCTCGCAAATACTAaacaataattatttattaatttttaataaaaatctcaACTTTGAAACActcaattatattttcaaacaAACAGCCCCTCTTAAAATGTTTTCACTTTTTACAGATAAACTTACACTCAaagaaaaacataaattaaaaactcaTCAATACAAGTCAGTAGACAAGTCAATATTATCagcatgtttttttaaaagatacaCCTCTACAATACTTAATTATACACCAGAATGCATTTCGCCAAACATGCTTACCCTTTTTGGTTATTCAATAATGTtagcaaattttttatttgtaatttatttcgatttagaattaaaaaataaagaagacTGGCTAGCTTTGTTAAGTGCCACGtcattgattttttattttaccaTGGATAATTTAGACGGAGCACAAGCAAGAAAACTTAAGGAAATGTCGCCAATGGGTCAATTATTTGACCATGGCGTAGATTCGTGCGcagtatttttttgtatgatTTCCATGATTTCGTCACTTAAACTTGGTTTAACACAAACTTCTTTGATGATGATGTTGGCCGTCATGTTTGGTTTTTATTTCGCCGGGTTAGAAGAGAAATTTGCTggtttttttgaatttggACAAATTAGTGGGCCAACAGAGGGAATTTTGTTCATGGTCGTATTACATTTAATGTCAGCATATTGTAATAACACTCTAAAATATACAGTAGACCGTATTACTTTCTACCCAGAATTGACTCGTTTGATAACATTTATCTCAATCTCGCCtctatttattatttctcttTCTGTTTTCttgtttaattatattgtgTCATTTATCAAATCATTGAAGTGCGCAAAATGGAAGAATTGGAAAGAAGTCATGCTGAGCTACTTTAGTAttggttttttaattattccGCTTTACCAAATTCATTATGTCTTTCCACTTAGGccagatttaaaaattatcaattttatgATCTTCGCGCAAATTTTTTCTCTGAAATATATTGAAGAAGtctattttaatatcatagGCAGAACTCCATCCTACGTTAATATTACTTATATCTTGTACTACTTAGCTTCTATTGTTGTAACAAAGACTAAATTTGAAATAGATAATTATGTTCTTGTGTCGCTTTTGTTGTTTTCGACTATTTACTACTTAAATTCAGTATCTAATTTGATAATGGCTTGTAAAACTGCACTACGAATTAACGTTTTTTGTCTCAACcagaagaaaattaaataaaaaatttttattttaacaaaaaaaaaacttatttaCAGATAATTTCACAATAACTacatgtaaaaatttattgtagACATTTAATACTGTTTTATGTGTTTTTACTTgacttataaaaaaaatttaaattgtaaAGTATAACTTTATACGTTCaatactaaaaattatataaataaacaaaaaaaaattattgttgTCGAGTTAGTCCCAAAACAAGAATTAGTAGGCTTTTcagaacataaaaatttatttttaaggtTAAATTTCTATTCTACCCTTCAGGGGGGAGGTTAGCtttattactttttaaaacCCGCTTCCCTTTAAATGTAGCATTTTGGGcagtaaataaaaatagaacaaAAGTTGTACGAATATGTGAAGAACgcatatttgtttaaattacTGAAAGTGTCAAATATCTCATCCCTCAAAAAATGCAGAATTCACTATGAGTGGTAATTCTGATGATCAGCGTAAGTTTACCGTAtgacaataataaatttacttttactcaaaaaaaaacaaaaagtgTACAAGTCGATTCAcacatatttaatattttgtctGTCATATTTTTGATCCTCAAATTTTCGACTGTCACAACACATGTCAAAAATCAATCTTAAGAATTACAAACAAGTATTCCGAATATAAACTTAGAATCTAGTCTAACAAAGCTTAGACTTAAGTCTACTAAAAGTTCTTATTATACAAAGACTATTTAATGTGCCTAACTACGATAAATACTGgagtttaaaatttgtaaaatttttttgccccAAATGACAAACGAAACCATCGACTTAGAAAACATGAAAATTAGTGAAAAATACGAGAAAATTGaacttgtaaaaatttctaaaaatgaaattggAAAATCTGTGCAAACATTTGGTTGGGTTGATCACAGTAGAACTGGTAAAGCGataactttttttgatttaatatGTCAATTTAAGACTGTTAAATGTGTTTATGAGTCTAAGATAGATTTGACAAAATGCACTTCTTTGACAATCTTCGGAGTTGTTCAAGAAAACAAATCTAAGAAAGAAAAGGCagaatttgaaattttagtTCACAAgattgaaatttataatgacAAAATTGCTCCGTCTTTCCCACTCAATAAAGAGTCTAGTTTTGATACTACCATTAAATATGGCCATCTTGCTTTGCGTAACAAACCCAGAGGCTTTTTCTTGAAAGCGCGTTCTGCGCTTTTGCGAATTATTCGTGACATTTATtacgaaaaaaattatattgaaaTTACGCCGCCTACTATTGTTCAGACACAAGTAGAGGGTGGGTCGACTCTTTTTAAGTTGAAATATTACGAGAAGGATGCTTATTTGACGCAGTCCTctcaattatatttagagACTGTGGCTCCTGTAGCTTACAGAGCTTTTTGTATTGCGCCGTCTTATCGTGCCGAGAAAAGTAACACCACGAGACATTTGAGTGAATACACCCACGTAGAGTCAGAAATGGCAAACATTGCACTGGCCGACTTGATGGATGACGCGGAATATTTAGTTTCCGAATcaattaaaagattttatgaTTTGCTTTCTgatgaaataaaagaagTCTACCCAGACATCGAATTACAGAAAGTTCCACAGAGACCTTTTAAAAGAATTCGATACTCTGAAGCTATCAAGTTTCTGAACGACGAAGGAGTCAAAAAGGACGACGGGACAGATTTCGTCATTGGCGATGATATTCCCGATTCAAGAGAAAAGATTATTTGCGAAAGATTTGGAAAAGGCGAGCCCGTTTTTATGACACATTTTTTGGTCGAACACAAGCCTTTTTACATGAAATTAGACGAGTCCGATAAAAACTGCACTGAGAGTTTTGATTTGCTCTACCCCGGCATTGGTGAAATAGTAGGAGGAAGCATGAGATTGGACAAATATGACGCACTCATTGACGGCTTCAAACGCGAAGGACTTAAAACAGAAACTTATGATTGGTATCTTGACATGGCCAAATATGGGCCATGTCAACATGGAGGATACGGACTGGGATTCGAAAGACTTATGATGGCAGTAATGAAATATACAAACATTGAATTTGCTACTCTTTACCCAAGAAATACAAGAAGATGTCAtccttaataaaaaatttatttttttaaaatttttatttttttttcatttgcTCATTTTGgtttcgtttttttttctgaaattttttttgtttaaaaaagtatgaaaaataaatccccagatttttatgaactcagaaaaacaatttaacaAATTTGAAGAAAGAAAAGAC
It encodes:
- a CDS encoding asparagine-tRNA ligase (NARS1), whose amino-acid sequence is MTNETIDLENMKISEKYEKIELVKISKNEIGKSVQTFGWVDHSRTGKAITFFDLICQFKTVKCVYESKIDLTKCTSLTIFGVVQENKSKKEKAEFEILVHKIEIYNDKIAPSFPLNKESSFDTTIKYGHLALRNKPRGFFLKARSALLRIIRDIYYEKNYIEITPPTIVQTQVEGGSTLFKLKYYEKDAYLTQSSQLYLETVAPVAYRAFCIAPSYRAEKSNTTRHLSEYTHVESEMANIALADLMDDAEYLVSESIKRFYDLLSDEIKEVYPDIELQKVPQRPFKRIRYSEAIKFLNDEGVKKDDGTDFVIGDDIPDSREKIICERFGKGEPVFMTHFLVEHKPFYMKLDESDKNCTESFDLLYPGIGEIVGGSMRLDKYDALIDGFKREGLKTETYDWYLDMAKYGPCQHGGYGLGFERLMMAVMKYTNIEFATLYPRNTRRCHP
- a CDS encoding cleavage and polyadenylation specificity factor subunit 1 (CFT1), with product MNIQYSKKNMINCFEGCAVGNFYNNKKGLVFFNKNILKFYKFDEEGKMTFLHDKLLFENVLQIETYKINSELDGLLICYESTKISTLHFVDDFPVINSLKCFERDQYDIRLEDHKFLRMGKDIAILKLSRRFFSIFSLNKEHFPAQVFSFMDVNEKIKNVIDLVFLSNYIVPTFCIVYDPTPVSYIKSSEKQAIICSFDSKLNTFYVIDEFTVPTYTNRVIYSNNLLLFISENEIFLKTTGSCLYYPLNKMSLYCKNNLERDVVIKDSQIYLENEYLLIFNGDGKIYSFFIEIDSGRIIDLVIRETEHFVIPKYIYRNKDYFFVGSNEDSYLFKIFYSSNSLLNKQVDDIKKVKQNITELETTINEEYERLYGTTMDSLEKKIIQLEKIYRFPGIGYINDLCIKNDKEFICCSEGSKNHIIEVSNFLKVDVKKICECINFEKIFLYDKKIFIKKENLIQSIYEEENIYFPEELKSALVSFQYNQLNYIITHNKIVTYEGNNKINQEELEFDLNSCSFIELDSFLFLGLLNKKNNFELRNLNNQTKVNFEKVNSFCFYEEFCIININNNIIFYDLKTSQNKWFIPDITNLDYTYKIDNVDDNVERDFYYKIVEMKIIKIQEMPVLLLINDRGHFAIFKIVETQFIKILVEEPITFRKQKSDQYFTKIGDFIYINSKFPYFLYVNDRLEFFFYRSKYNIRDVLLDGENCYFLIHDKFVKANLPKIKKSKLSVKSNLLRNLCVQDEEIYDRFVFKKISVEMTPKNIEISGNYILIVSSTKVKYQEDDSSLDVFTQKYSISLYTNYYKLISTFELENDEYVFDIIELSLNDVIGVNGKSNFIVVCVTKIEGEDKHSRGRLIVLELIDIVVDETNKYKDKKLKLIASENIKGCITKCDVVKGNVIVALGIKSMVYKIDRSEGLIPIGIHDLNTLTTSMITIKNFVVFSDIYRGLSFFYFQKRPVRLNLLCNSDPINYATHVDFIVKGSSLGIVCMDIYGNMHVFTYSPLNILSCDGTKFVKRCETKFNLGRLIMKRSHSKLTNPIFISDSNYIIELDSFSEENYQCFLKCQNYYLTTLEDTYGLNEENFNGFDFHLKPPSLKRPILKEAIMRFLHLPVDKKNNLHKDESKIYENIE
- a CDS encoding choline/ethanolaminephosphotransferase gives rise to the protein MFSLFTDKLTLKEKHKLKTHQYKSVDKSILSACFFKRYTSTILNYTPECISPNMLTLFGYSIMLANFLFVIYFDLELKNKEDWLALLSATSLIFYFTMDNLDGAQARKLKEMSPMGQLFDHGVDSCAVFFCMISMISSLKLGLTQTSLMMMLAVMFGFYFAGLEEKFAGFFEFGQISGPTEGILFMVVLHLMSAYCNNTLKYTVDRITFYPELTRLITFISISPLFIISLSVFLFNYIVSFIKSLKCAKWKNWKEVMLSYFSIGFLIIPLYQIHYVFPLRPDLKIINFMIFAQIFSLKYIEEVYFNIIGRTPSYVNITYILYYLASIVVTKTKFEIDNYVLVSLLLFSTIYYLNSVSNLIMACKTALRINVFCLNQKKIK